The following are encoded together in the Thunnus albacares chromosome 7, fThuAlb1.1, whole genome shotgun sequence genome:
- the gtf2h1 gene encoding general transcription factor IIH subunit 1, with translation MASLSEEVLLVVKKVRQRKQDGTLYLMAERIAWGPEGKDRFTVSHLYADIRCQKISPDGKAKIQLQLVLHTGESTTFHFSNESTALKDREATKELLQQLLPKFKKKANKELEEKNRMLQEDPVLFQLYKDLVVSQVISAEEFWANRLGGLNNTDPALYNNKQEVGISGAFLADIRPQTDGCNGLRYNLTADIIESIFRTYPAVKQKYSENVPHNLTEKEFWTRFFQSHYFHRDRINTGTQDIFSECAKQDEKGLKSMVVQGVKNPLVDLLSLEDKTLDEGYGVCTPPSSTSNSNRTVKESSNSAIIKRFNHHSAMVLAAGSRKGETPTDQASETSSTDGNSRDSDFFQPPVKKVKLQEAIEYEDLQRENGPKTVALNLKKSDRYAHGPVPLQSQQYTTSQDIINSVNYIRHEMANYKPNLTQVLSSTAATSAIAALSPGGVLMQAGAQQQAINQMVPTEVQGELKHLYAAAGELLRHFWSCFPVNTPFLEEKVMKMKSNLERFQMTKLCPFQEKIQRQYLSTNLTGHLEEMLQTAYSKFHIWQTRRMMRKT, from the exons ATGGCATCACTATCAGAGGAGGTGCTTCTGGTGGTGAAAAAGGTTCGCCAAAGGAAGCAGGATGGCACACTTTATCTGATGGCTGAACGCATAGCCTGGGGTCCAGAAGGCAAAGACCGCTTCACTGTCAGCCACCTATATGCAGATATTCGCT GTCAGAAAATCAGCCCAGATGGTAAAGCAAAAATTCAGCTCCAGCTGGTCCTTCACACCGGCGAGAGTACCACATTCCACTTCTCTAATGAGAGCACTGCACTCAAAGACCGTGAGGCCACCAAGGAATTGCTGCAGCAGCTACTGCCCAAGTTCAAGAAGAAAGCTAACAAAGAACTGGAGGAGAAAAACAG gATGCTCCAAGAGGATCCAGTGCTTTTCCAGTTATATAAAGATCTAGTGGTAAGCCAAGTGATCAGTGCTGAGGAATTTTGGGCCAACCGGTTAGGAGGCTTAAACAACACAGACCCTGCActatacaacaacaaacaggaaGTCGGTATATCTGGAGCATTTCTG GCAGACATTAGACCTCAGACAGATGGCTGCAATGGCTTGAGATATAATCTGACAGCTGATATTATTGAATCTATCTTCAGAACATACCCTGCAG TGAAGCAGAAGTATAGTGAAAATGTGCCTCATAACCTGACGGAGAAGGAGTTCTGGACCCGCTTTTTCCAGTCCCATTATTTTCACAGAGACCGCATCAACACAGGAACACAGGATATCTTCTCAGAGTGTGCCAAGCAGGATGAAAAGG GCTTAAAGTCTATGGTGGTTCAAGGAGTGAAGAATCCTTTGGTCGATCTCCTGTCATTAGAGGATAAAACTTTGGATGAG GGCTATGGAGTTTGCACACCACCATCCTCAACATCTAATTCGAACAGGACGGTGAAAGAGAGCAGCAACTCGGCCATTATAAAGCGGTTCAACCATCACAGTGCCATGGTGCTGGCAGCAGGCTCACGCAAAGG GGAAACACCAACTGATCAAGCCAGTGAGACAAGCAGTACAGATGGAAACTCAAGGGATTCTGACTTCTTTCAGCCTCCTGTGAAGAAG gttaaATTACAGGAAGCCATAGAATATGAAGACCTGCAAAGGGAAAACGGACCAAAAACAGTTGCGTTAAACCTCAAGAAGTCTGACAG GTATGCTCATGGTCCAGTGCCACTTCAGTCCCAACAGTATACAACTAGCCAGGATATCATCAACTCTGTCAACTACATCCGGCATGAGATGGCTAATTACAAACCCAACCTTACTCAG GTGTTGTCCAGCACAGCAGCAACTTCTGCCATCGCAGCGCTTTCTCCAGGTGGCGTCCTCATGCAGGCAGGAGCGCAGCAACAAGCCATAAATC aaatgGTACCTACTGAAGTTCAAGGAGAGTTGAAGCACCTTTATGCAGCTGCTGGAGAGCTATTGAGACATTTCTGGTCCTGTTTTCCTGTAAACACACCATTTCTGGAGGAGAAG GTGATGAAAATGAAGTCAAACCTCGAGAGATTTCAGATGACCAAGCTTTGTCCCTTTCAGGAGAAGATTCAACGtcagtacttaagtacaaat CTTACAGGGCACTTGGAGGAGATGCTGCAGACGGCCTATAGCAAGTTCCACATCTGGCAAACCCGACGGATGATGAGGAAAACCTGA